From Streptomyces sp. SAI-135:
CAGGCCGTGCAGATGAGCCCGCCGGGCCGTATCGAGGTCATCGCGAACTACACCGCCTTCCAGGACCTGCGCCGCCGCGTCGGCAACTGAGACTCAGGGGACTTTTGTGAGCGACAACCAACTGCGGATCGTCTGGATCTACCCCGACCTGCTCAGCACCTACGGCGACCAGGGCAACGCCCTCGTCATCGAGCGCCGGGCCCGCCAGCGCGGCCTCGACGTGGCCCGCCTGGACGTGCGCAGCGACCAGCCGATCCCGACCTCCGGCGACATCTACCTGATCGGCGGCGGCGAGGACCGGCCCCAGCGGCTGGCGGCCGAGCGGCTGCGCCGGGACGGCGGTCTGCACCGGGCCGTGGGCAACGGCGCGATCGTCTTCTCGGTGTGCGCCGGATACCAGATCCTCGGCCACGAGTTCATCAACGACCTCGGCCAGCGCGAGCCGGGCCTCGGTCTGCTCGACGTGGTCTCGGTGCGCGGCGAGGGCGAGCGCTGCGTCGGTGACGTGCTCGCCGACATCGACCCGCGGCTCGGCCTGCCCCCGCTGACCGGCTTCGAGAACCACCAGGGCGTCACCCATCTCGGCCCCACCGCCCGCCCCTTCGCCAACGTCAAGCTGGGCAAGGGCAACGGCACCGGGGACGGCACGGAGGGCGCGTACAACGACACGGTGTTCGGCACGTACATGCACGGGCCCGTGCTCGCGCGCAACCCGCTGATCGCCGACCTGCTGCTCAAGCTGGCGCTCGACGTGAACGCGCTGCCGCCGACCGACGACCGCTGGTACGAGGCCCTGCGCAACGAGCGCATCACCGCCGCGCAGCAGCCCGCCTGAGCAGGGAGTTCACCTCGGTTCCAGACGCCTGTCACCAGCCCGTCTGACGAGTGCTCCGCACAGGTGAGCGGGGCCGTCCAGCAGGCGGACGCATGCTTCGGCCCCGCCCCCTCCTGCCGCTAGGGTGGCGGGGTTCGAGCCGGACAAAGTGGTCCGGACCCATGCCACGTTCACTCGCTGAAAAGGTTTCGCGGCTATGCGCATTGGTGTCCTCACGTCCGGCGGCGACTGCCCCGGCCTGAACGCCGTCATCCGGTCCGTCGTGCACCGTGCCGTCGTCGACCACGGCGACGAGGTCATCGGTTTCCGGGACGGCTGGAAGGGCCTCCTGGAGTGCGACTACCTCAAGCTCGACCTCGACGCGGTGGGCGGCATCCTGGCCCGCGGCGGCACGATCCTCGGCTCCTCCCGGGTCCAGCCCTCGCATCTGCGCGACGGCGTGGAGCGGGCCAGGGGGCATGTCGAGGAGCTCGGGCTCGACGCGATCATCCCCATCGGCGGCGAGGGCACGCTCAAGGCGGCCCGGCTGATGTCGGACGCCGGTCTGCCGATCGTCGGCGTGCCGAAGACGATCGACAACGACATCGCGGTCACGGACGTCACCTTCGGGTTCGACACGGCCGTCGGTGTCGCGACCGAGGCCCTCGACCGGCTCAAGACCACCGCCGAGTCCCACCAGCGGGTCCTCGTCGTCGAGGTCATGGGACGGCACACCGGCTGGATAGCGCTGCACTCCGGCATGGCGGCCGGTGCCCACGCCATCGTCGTGCCGGAGCGTCCCTTCGACATCGAGGAGCTGGCCCGGCGGGTCGGCGAGCGGTTCGAGGCGGGCAAGCGCTTCGCGATCGTCGTGGCGGCGGAGGGCGCCAAGCCGGCACCGGGCTCCATGGCCTTCGACGAGGGCGGCAAGGACATCTACGGGCACGAGCGCTTCGCCGGGATCGCCCGCCAGCTGTCGATCGAGCTGGAGGAGCGGCTGGGCAAGGAGGCCCGGCCGGTCATCCTCGGGCACGTGCAGCGCGGCGGTACGCCGACCGCGTACGACCGGGTGCTGGCCACCCGGTTCGGATGGCACGCGGTGGAGGCCGTGCACCGCGGGGAGTTCGGTCAGATGACCGCGCTGCGCGGCACCGACATCCTGATGGTGCCGCTGGCAGAGGCGGTCGAGACGCTGAAGACGGTCCCCGCGGACCGCTACGAGGAAGCCGAGTGCGTCCTCTAGATCAGCGCGTACGGCACTGAGCAATCCGCCCCCGGTCGCAGCCGCGACCGGGGGCGGTTCTAGTCTGTGTGGCGGACAGACTTGCACAACCCCCACGAATCAGGAGCCACCGCGATGGACCACAGCGGGCACGGCATGACGCACGATCTGCCGCCGTTCACGCTGGGACGAGGGCTTCAGTGGTCGGCCGACCCCTTCTTCCTCGTCGCCTGCCTTCTCGCGCTCGGCCTGTACGCGTGGGGCGTTGTGCGGCTGCGACGGCGGGGGGACTCGTGGTCCGTGGGGCGGACCGTCTCCTACGTGGCCGGTGTGCTGACCATCGGGCTGATGATGTGCACGGGGCTGAACGACTACGGGATGGTCATGTTCAGCGTGCACATGGTGCAGCACATGGTGATCAGCATGCTGTCGCCGATCCTGATCCTTCTCGGCGCCCCGGTGACCCTGGCCCTGCGGGCGCTGCCGGTCGCGGGCAAGGGGCGCAAGGGGCCCCGTGAGCTGCTGCTCGCGCTGCTGCACAGCCGGTACATGCGGACCATCACGCATCCGGCGTTCACCATCCCGCTGTTCATCGCGAGCCTGTACGCGCTGTACTTCACGCCGCTGTTCGACTTCCTGATGGGGTCGAAGACCGGGCACGTCGCGATGATGGTCCACTTCCTCGCCGTCGGTGTCGTCTTCTTCTGGCCGATCATCGGCGTGGACCCGGGGCCGCACCGGCCCGGATATCTGATGCGGATGCTGGAGCTGTTCGCCGGGATGCCGTTCCACGCGTTCTTCGGCATCGCGCTGATGATGGCGTCCGAGCCCATGGTGACGACGTTCAAGAACCCGCCCGCCTCGCTCGGCATCGACGCGCTCTCCGACCAGAACTACGCCGGCGGTATCGCCTGGGCGTTCAGCGAGATTCCCTCCGTACTGGTGCTGATCGCACTGCTGTTCCAGTGGTACGGATCCGAGCAGCGGCAGGCCAAGCGCACCGACCGGGCGGCCGACCGGGACGGCGACAAGGAACTCGAGGCGTACAACGCATATCTGGCCTCTTTGAGCACCCGCGAGCGTTGAGAGGCTTCGCCTTTCCGAAGCATTCAGTAGCATGAAGCGCGTTGGGGGAACCGCCGGGGGGAGCGGTCATGACACTTCGCGCGTTTATGCACAGGATCACCGTGCCGGTGATTTTCTCGCTGCTGCTGACGCTGCTGCTGAGCGGCTGCGGGAAAGGAAATCCACTGACGGTGGTCAAGGCCGCCGCCGTCGGTGTGCCCTCGCTCGCACCGTTCTTCGCCGAGAACAGCGGGCTGGGCAGGGACGCCGCCACCGTGCGGTCGCAGCCCGTGCGGGGAAGTCTCCAGCAGGGGGACACACCCGGCCTGTACGGCGGCAGCAAGCAGCCGACCATCTGTGACGTCGCCGGACTCGAACGATTCCTCACCGATCCCAGGAATCACAGAAAAGCACAGGCGTGGGCCGACGTACTGCACATCGGCACGGACGGCATACCGGAATATCTGGATCGACTCACACCGGTTCTGCTGCGTCACGACACGCTTGTCAGGAACCACGACTACAAGAAGGAAAAGGCCGTCCCGTACAACTCCTTGCTCCAGGCGGGAATCGCGATTCTCGTCGATGAACAAGGGCTTCCGGCTGTGAAGTGCTCGTGCGGAAATCCACTGCGGCCCTTCGAGGGCGACACCGGCCGGATTTCCGTCCGGTTCGAGGACGGCAACAAGAAGTGGGCGGGATACGAGCCTGAGTCCGTGGTGGCCGTGAAGCCCGCACCGCGGAAACTGGAACGGGTCGCTCTCGTGGATGTCCAGGAACCCTCCCGAGGCATCAACCGCCCGGTCGGCACCACCGGGGAGAAGGACACCGCCTTCGACGCGAAGAAGCGGCGCACCGTGCCGGACCTCACCGGGCGGACCTTCGCCCGGGCGAGCCGGGAACTGATCGAGGCCGGACTGGCGGCCGGGTACGCGGGTCAGCGGGCGCCCTTGGGGGACGCGCGGGTCACGGCCATCGATCCGCCCGCGGGGACCGAGCTGCCGTTCGGGCGGTACGTGACGCTGACCGTGGCCGGGGACGGCACGGGCGGCTCCGGCGGCGCGAGCGGGCCGACGACCGCTCCCCCGCCACCGTCCGGGCCGCACGTGTCGTCCCCGGGTACGCCGCCGCCGTCGTCGTCGGGGCCCTCGGGCTCGGCCGGGTCGCCGGGGTCGTCCTCGGCGCCGCCGTCCTCGGCGCCGCCGTCCTCGGCCGGCGGCAGGCCCGGTGCCTCCTCGGCGCCGCCGTCGTCGAGTGCGCCGGCGCCGGGCTCGTCCTCGCCCGACAGGGGGAGCGGTCCGCCGACCGCCACCCCGAAGACCAGCAGCGCGGCCCCGCCGCCGCCACCGCCTCCGTCGACGACCGGCGCGCCCGCCTCCAGCGCCCCTGCCACGAGCGCGCCCGCCACCAGTGCGCCCGCCACCAGTGCGCCCGCGACCGGCGGGCCCGTCACCGGCGGGCCCGTCACCGGCGGGCCGAGCACCACCGTCGCCACCTAGCGTCCCGCAGAACCGGGAGTCACCGGATGTCCTCAGGATCACCGACGTCGGGAGTGGGCCGGGTCATCGCCGGCCGGTATCTGCTGCTGAACCCGCTCGGCAGCGGCGGCATGGGCCATGTGTGGCTCGCCCATGACCAGAGACTCGCCTGCGAGGTCGCGCTCAAGGAGATCGTGTTCCGCGACCCGGCGGAGGCGGGCCACGAACGGGAGGCCCGGGTGGCGCGGGCCCGCGCCGAGGCCCGGCACGCGGCGGGACTGCGCGGCCACCCGCACGTGGTGACCGTGCATGACGTGCTGGAGCACGACGGACTGCCGTGGATCGTCATGGAGTACGTCGCGGACGCCGTGGACCTGCGCGACCTGGTCGAGACCCGCGGACCGCTCGCCCCGGCGGAGTGCGCCCGTATCGGCCTCGCCGTGCTCGACGCGCTGACCGCCGGGCACCGGCGGGGCGTGATGCACCGGGACGTGAAGCCGGCGAACATCCTGCTGGCGCCGGACCGCGACGGGTCGCCGTGCGGGCGCGTCCTGCTCACCGACTACGGCATCTCCGTGCAGCCGGACGCCGGGGAGACCCGGTACACGCTGGCGTCGGTGCTGGTGGGCACGGCGGGCTATCTGGCGCCGGAGAGGGCCACCGGCGGCACGCCCACCCCGGCCGCCGACCTGTTCTCCCTGGGCTGCACGCTCTACCACGCGGTGGAGGGCGTGGGGCCCTTCGAGCGGGAGTCGCATCTCGCCGAGGTGACCGCGGTGGTCATGGAGGAGCCGCGGCCCGCCGTGCGCGCCGGTGCGCTGGGTCCCGTGCTCCGGGCGCTGCTCGCGAAGGACCCCGGGCAGCGGCTGTCGGCGGCGGAGGCGGAGGCCGCGCTGTCGCGGATCGTGACGCCCGAGGCCGAGCCGTACGTGCGGACGCAGACCGACCTCGGCTCCCAGCCGCCCTGGGCGGCCGTGCAGGCGCCGCCGCCCCCCGTGGCGTTCTCGCCCCAGCGCGGCCACCGGCGGGAGCGCTCGCACGCCCTGCGGGCCGTCCTCGCCTGCGGACTGGGGCTGCTGCTGGCCCTGGGCGGGGTGTGGTACGCCCTGGCCGACCGTTCCTCGGACGGCGGGGGCGGAACCCAGGGCGCCCGGCAGCCGTACGGCGAGGCGGTGGGGCTCACCCGCCCCCTGCGCGACGGCGACTGCGTGATCGCCGACTGGCCCGGCGCGCAGCGGTTCCGGGGGACGCCCCGGCTGCGGCTGGACCCCGGCTGCGACAGCGTCCCGGACGGCCAGGTGATGGCGTTCGCCGCGGCCGCCTCCGCGGACGAGGCGCGGCGGACGGGGGCCGCGCAGTGCGAGGAGCGGACGCGGGAGATCCGGGACCGTCTCGCGGACGTCCGCAGCCAGGCCGTCGTGCCGACCGACGGGGGGTTCGGGGCCGCGGGACGGCGTACCGCGTGCCTGGTGCTGGGCGGGAACGGGCCGGTGTACGGGCCGATCGGCAGCCGGCGCGCGCCGGGCTCGGCGTTCGCGGACACGGCGACCATGCAGCGGCGGGACTGTCTGGACGTGCGCACCAACCGGGACGCCCGGCTGGTCTCCTGCCGGGGCACCTACGACGAGCAGGTGCTCGGATTCACCCGGCTGGACCCCGACGTCACGCTGTCCGAGGCGCGCACCGAGTCGGACCCGGCGTGCGCGCGTGACGTGCCGCCGGGCGACTACGGCTTCGATCCGTCCGTGTACACGGCGGGCTCCTGGACCAGCGAGGGGCCCTGGAAGAACGGCACGCATTTCGTCGTGTGCACCGTCCGCAGGCAGAACGGGGGCACCATGGAGGGGGACGAATCCTGAGGAGGGTGTCGCGATGGCCGGTACCGGTTCCACGGATGGCTCGACCCGGACGATGGGGGTGCTCACCGTAGGCGGTCTCGTCGCGGTGACCGCCTACACGGTGGCGCTCGGCAGCAACGGCTGGCTGTGGTTCGGCTGGGTCGTGCTGGGCCTGATCACCCTGGGCATGGTGGCCACCCGCGGCTGACTCAGCCGCCCGTGAGGCGGCCCGCCGAGTGCACGCCCGGCTGGTACTTGGGCAGCCGGGCGGTGATCTTCATGCCCGCGCCCACGGCGGTCTCGATGACGAGGCCGTAGGAGTCGCCGTACACCTGGCGCAGCCGGTCGTCGACGTTGGACAGTCCGATGCCGCCCGAGGGGCTGACCTCGCCCGCGAGGATGCGGCGGAGCAGGACCGGGTCCATTCCGGCGCCGTCGTCCTCGATGACGACGAGGGCTTCCGCGCCGGCGTCCTGGGCGGTGATCTGGAGGTGGCACTTCTCGGTCTTGCCCTCCAGTCCGTGCTTGATGGCGTTCTCGACCAGCGGCTGAAGGCACAGGAACGGCAGGGCGACCGGCAGCACCTCCGGGGCGATCTGGAGGGTGACGGCGAGGCGGTCGCCGAAGCGTGCCCGCACCAGCGCCAAGTAGTGGTCGATGGCGTGCAGTTCGTCGGCGAGGGTGGTGAAGTCGCCGTGTCTGCGGAACGAGTAGCGGGTGAAGTCGGCGAATTCGAGGAGGAGTTCACGGGCCCGCTCGGGGTCGGTGCGGACGAAACTGGCGATCACCGCGAGCGAGTTGAAGATGAAGTGCGGGGAGATCTGGGCCCGCAGTGCCTTGATCTCGGCCTCGATCAGCCGGGTGCGGGACTGGTCCAGGTCGGCCAGTTCGAGCTGGACGCTCACCCAGCGGGCGACCTCCCCGGCGGCGCGGACGAGCACCGCCGACTCGCGGGGCGCGCAGGCGACCAGGGCGCCGTGGACGCGCTCGTCGACGGTGAGCGGGGCTACGACCGCCCAGCGGACCGGGCAGTCGGGGGTGGCGCAGGTGAGCGGGAAGGCCTCGCCGCGGCCGGTCTCCAGCGGGCCCGCGAGGCGTTCCATGATCTCGGTGCGGTGGTGGCCGCCCACGCCGTCCCAGACCAGGACCTGCTTCTGGTCGGTGAGGCACAGCGCGTCCGTGCCAAGCAGCGAGCGCAGCCGGCGCGCCGACTTGCGGGCGGTCTCCTCGGTCAGGCCGGCCCGCAGCGGGGGCGCGGCCAGGGAAGCGGTGTGCAGGGTCTCGAAGGTGGCGTGCTCGACGGGGGTGCCGAGGCCGCCCAGGGTCTGCGGGCGGGCGGTGCGCCGGCCGAGCCAGAAGCCGGCGGCGAGCAGCGGGAGGATCGCCACGCACAGCCCGGCCAGGAAGCCGCTCATGCCTTCACCTCCGCCCTGAGCTCCTCCGGCAGGTGGAAGCGGGCCAGGATCGCCGCCGTGCCCGCCGGTACCCGGCCCGCGGTGGCCAGGGACACCAGCACCATGGTGAGGAAGCCGAGCGGCACCGACCAGAGCGCGGGCCAGGCGAGCAGGGAGTGCAGCGCTCCCGTCGCCGGGAGGCCCGCCATGGTCGCGGCCACGGCGACGAACGCCGAGCCGCCGCCGACCAGCATGCCCGCGGCGGCGCCGGGCGGGGTCAGCCGCCGCCACCAGATGCCGAGGACGAGCAGCGGGCAGAACGAGGACGCGGAGACGGCGAAGGCGAGCCCCACCGCGTCGGCGACGGGCAGTCCGCCGACCAGGACGCTCGCGGCGAGCGGGGCGCACATCGCGAGGACCGTGCCGAGCCGGAAGTGCCGTACGCCGCGCGCGGGCAGGACGTCCTGGGTGA
This genomic window contains:
- a CDS encoding serine/threonine-protein kinase; amino-acid sequence: MSSGSPTSGVGRVIAGRYLLLNPLGSGGMGHVWLAHDQRLACEVALKEIVFRDPAEAGHEREARVARARAEARHAAGLRGHPHVVTVHDVLEHDGLPWIVMEYVADAVDLRDLVETRGPLAPAECARIGLAVLDALTAGHRRGVMHRDVKPANILLAPDRDGSPCGRVLLTDYGISVQPDAGETRYTLASVLVGTAGYLAPERATGGTPTPAADLFSLGCTLYHAVEGVGPFERESHLAEVTAVVMEEPRPAVRAGALGPVLRALLAKDPGQRLSAAEAEAALSRIVTPEAEPYVRTQTDLGSQPPWAAVQAPPPPVAFSPQRGHRRERSHALRAVLACGLGLLLALGGVWYALADRSSDGGGGTQGARQPYGEAVGLTRPLRDGDCVIADWPGAQRFRGTPRLRLDPGCDSVPDGQVMAFAAAASADEARRTGAAQCEERTREIRDRLADVRSQAVVPTDGGFGAAGRRTACLVLGGNGPVYGPIGSRRAPGSAFADTATMQRRDCLDVRTNRDARLVSCRGTYDEQVLGFTRLDPDVTLSEARTESDPACARDVPPGDYGFDPSVYTAGSWTSEGPWKNGTHFVVCTVRRQNGGTMEGDES
- a CDS encoding histidine kinase; amino-acid sequence: MSGFLAGLCVAILPLLAAGFWLGRRTARPQTLGGLGTPVEHATFETLHTASLAAPPLRAGLTEETARKSARRLRSLLGTDALCLTDQKQVLVWDGVGGHHRTEIMERLAGPLETGRGEAFPLTCATPDCPVRWAVVAPLTVDERVHGALVACAPRESAVLVRAAGEVARWVSVQLELADLDQSRTRLIEAEIKALRAQISPHFIFNSLAVIASFVRTDPERARELLLEFADFTRYSFRRHGDFTTLADELHAIDHYLALVRARFGDRLAVTLQIAPEVLPVALPFLCLQPLVENAIKHGLEGKTEKCHLQITAQDAGAEALVVIEDDGAGMDPVLLRRILAGEVSPSGGIGLSNVDDRLRQVYGDSYGLVIETAVGAGMKITARLPKYQPGVHSAGRLTGG
- a CDS encoding 6-phosphofructokinase, with the protein product MRIGVLTSGGDCPGLNAVIRSVVHRAVVDHGDEVIGFRDGWKGLLECDYLKLDLDAVGGILARGGTILGSSRVQPSHLRDGVERARGHVEELGLDAIIPIGGEGTLKAARLMSDAGLPIVGVPKTIDNDIAVTDVTFGFDTAVGVATEALDRLKTTAESHQRVLVVEVMGRHTGWIALHSGMAAGAHAIVVPERPFDIEELARRVGERFEAGKRFAIVVAAEGAKPAPGSMAFDEGGKDIYGHERFAGIARQLSIELEERLGKEARPVILGHVQRGGTPTAYDRVLATRFGWHAVEAVHRGEFGQMTALRGTDILMVPLAEAVETLKTVPADRYEEAECVL
- a CDS encoding cytochrome c oxidase assembly protein: MDHSGHGMTHDLPPFTLGRGLQWSADPFFLVACLLALGLYAWGVVRLRRRGDSWSVGRTVSYVAGVLTIGLMMCTGLNDYGMVMFSVHMVQHMVISMLSPILILLGAPVTLALRALPVAGKGRKGPRELLLALLHSRYMRTITHPAFTIPLFIASLYALYFTPLFDFLMGSKTGHVAMMVHFLAVGVVFFWPIIGVDPGPHRPGYLMRMLELFAGMPFHAFFGIALMMASEPMVTTFKNPPASLGIDALSDQNYAGGIAWAFSEIPSVLVLIALLFQWYGSEQRQAKRTDRAADRDGDKELEAYNAYLASLSTRER
- a CDS encoding glutamine amidotransferase, with product MSDNQLRIVWIYPDLLSTYGDQGNALVIERRARQRGLDVARLDVRSDQPIPTSGDIYLIGGGEDRPQRLAAERLRRDGGLHRAVGNGAIVFSVCAGYQILGHEFINDLGQREPGLGLLDVVSVRGEGERCVGDVLADIDPRLGLPPLTGFENHQGVTHLGPTARPFANVKLGKGNGTGDGTEGAYNDTVFGTYMHGPVLARNPLIADLLLKLALDVNALPPTDDRWYEALRNERITAAQQPA
- a CDS encoding PASTA domain-containing protein, whose product is MTLRAFMHRITVPVIFSLLLTLLLSGCGKGNPLTVVKAAAVGVPSLAPFFAENSGLGRDAATVRSQPVRGSLQQGDTPGLYGGSKQPTICDVAGLERFLTDPRNHRKAQAWADVLHIGTDGIPEYLDRLTPVLLRHDTLVRNHDYKKEKAVPYNSLLQAGIAILVDEQGLPAVKCSCGNPLRPFEGDTGRISVRFEDGNKKWAGYEPESVVAVKPAPRKLERVALVDVQEPSRGINRPVGTTGEKDTAFDAKKRRTVPDLTGRTFARASRELIEAGLAAGYAGQRAPLGDARVTAIDPPAGTELPFGRYVTLTVAGDGTGGSGGASGPTTAPPPPSGPHVSSPGTPPPSSSGPSGSAGSPGSSSAPPSSAPPSSAGGRPGASSAPPSSSAPAPGSSSPDRGSGPPTATPKTSSAAPPPPPPPSTTGAPASSAPATSAPATSAPATSAPATGGPVTGGPVTGGPSTTVAT